The Streptomyces sp. NBC_01463 DNA window GGCACCGGCCGGGTGGTGGCAGGCGAAGCCGTGATCCAACGCGCTGCCGCGCCCGGTGAGTGCGGGGGTGGTGGTGCGGCAGAGCTCGGTCGCCGCGCCGCAGCGGCCCGCGAACCGGCATCCGGCGCCGAAGCCCTGGGGAGCGGGGACGACGCCGCGGATCTGGTGGAGCCGCTGGGCGCCGGCCTCCAGGGAGACGACGGAGCCGAGGAGTCCGCGGCTGTAGTGGTGGGCGGGGTCGGTGAGGACCTCCCGGGTGTCGCCGGCCTCGGCGAGCCGTCCCGCGTACATGACGGCGACCCGGTGCGAGAGGTCGCCGACCAGGGCGAGGTCGTGCGAGACCAGCACCATGGCGAAGCCGAGTTCGTCGCGGAGCCCGATGAGGAGTTCGACGACCTGGGCCTGGACGGTGACGTCGAGTGCGGTGGTCGGCTCGTCCGCGATGAGCAGGCGGGGGCTGCGGGACAGGGCCATCGCGATGAGCACGCGCTGGCGCTGGCCGCCGGAGAGCTCGTGCGGGTAGCTGCGCAGGGTGCGTTCGGGTGCGAGGCCGACCAGTTCCAGGAGTTCGGCCGGCGTCTTCGTACCGCCGCGCGAGGTGAGCTGCCTGAGCTGGGTGCCGACGAGCACGGAGGGGTTGAGGGAGGAGAGCGCGTCCTGGTAGACCATCGCGATCTCGGGGCCCATCAGGGCGCGGCGTTCCTTGGGCGGCAGCTTCAGCAGGTCCCGGCCGCGGTAGAGGATCTCGCCGCTGACCTCGGCGTTGCGGGCGAGGAGGCCCATGACGGCAAGGCTGGTGATGGACTTGCCGCAGCCGGACTCGCCGACCAGGCCGAGGGTCTCGCCCTCGCGGACGGTGAGGTTCAGCCGGTCCACGACGGGGATGTCGCCGTAGCGGTCGGGGAAGCGGATGGCCAGGTCGCGGACGACGAGGAGTTCGCCGGCGTCGGCGCGGACCGGGGTGATGGCGGGCTCGGTGGCGTTGATGTGCGCGGCGAGCCGGGAGAGGGCCGCGTCGATGTCGACGGTGGCGGCGGCC harbors:
- a CDS encoding dipeptide/oligopeptide/nickel ABC transporter permease/ATP-binding protein; amino-acid sequence: MFATGRLATKLSRPGVAFRALPATSRVALGVLIVVVLGAVLAPLLTQDPLATGNPVQAPSGAHWFGTDRAGRDVFARVVHGSRYSLVIGLGATACALVAGSLLGSLAATSRKLGDESVMRTLDVVMSFPPIALAAVLVAVFGTSLPVIIFTIAFVYTPSLARVVRANVLSQYGEDYVAAEKVIGARRGYIVLRHVAVNCMAPVMVFATVMVAEAIIFEASLSFIGAGVQDPDPSWGSVLAYGRQILLAGGWWATFFPGLALLITVLALNILSEGLTDASAAPRNPRAAAGPATATAPDPVEAAATVDIDAALSRLAAHINATEPAITPVRADAGELLVVRDLAIRFPDRYGDIPVVDRLNLTVREGETLGLVGESGCGKSITSLAVMGLLARNAEVSGEILYRGRDLLKLPPKERRALMGPEIAMVYQDALSSLNPSVLVGTQLRQLTSRGGTKTPAELLELVGLAPERTLRSYPHELSGGQRQRVLIAMALSRSPRLLIADEPTTALDVTVQAQVVELLIGLRDELGFAMVLVSHDLALVGDLSHRVAVMYAGRLAEAGDTREVLTDPAHHYSRGLLGSVVSLEAGAQRLHQIRGVVPAPQGFGAGCRFAGRCGAATELCRTTTPALTGRGSALDHGFACHHPAGAAAKKLEGSAL